Proteins encoded together in one Portunus trituberculatus isolate SZX2019 chromosome 39, ASM1759143v1, whole genome shotgun sequence window:
- the LOC123515747 gene encoding low-density lipoprotein receptor-related protein 1B-like translates to MTKWLHVAVFVSTALALATPQHGEDRDVLQGSKKYDHEGEKVRTARVVLESPARRPPGQPNPRHDGKVSHLRAASSIGASMSQTARLSACGSDDVYLCASGDVICMVQVCDGVADCPDWEDEAGCACPGDTILCDDVICIDNTNVCDGVKDCADGTDEEHCDSTTTPNTPATQNTTYPATTAATPATQNTTYPATTAATPATQNTTYPATTAATPATQNTTYPATTAATPATQNTTYPATTAATPATNTTTTTTPATTTSKPSCSNGVRPKLCKDCKTYACFCDGMVECPRGEDEYRCKPEGCEVGQWQCRCDGTCIPQHAVCNRRKDCRDGSDERGCVPGTGWWKCRRGGWIRMWQRCDGRRHCHDGSDEWFCPHKHHCHGAHHWLSSLSRRSRLKHLLELFDGDGVYSDSEDTEACRHPHLSPTNLWPRRAVLELDEGATFSLSGISTIASTTTTTTTTTTTTAMANLHHMVLVSESLLLLDGSWCPAARSPAVRRALGGHQTVRRKDSVDMTTCMRNIAITNMLKVDAGWYIPGMSTTDSVRMADVMEPRCVGDEDLTFEGEDVLSANVVPEVPGAGFLQKSGVALVRRRHQLWPWSYDDEDYGNAVVEDEEGSGLLSECLVGFPCDGVRCIPANQVCDKKLDCVDGADEARCVILIPTTTTTTTTTTARRRVCGNKKRPRLCKDGVTRACFCDSVRECPGGEDEAKCSKMSRGCRKGMWRCRDGGCVKNAARCDGFWDCQDGSDESNCPAVYRCKQDEWTCGDGYCLSMNCRCDGTKQCLDGTDEENCPRVCQPWEFQCSSDKSCVSKACRCNGYWDCADGSDEKGCQTPVCQAGEFQCWNGKSCVSEACRCNGYWDCADGSDERDCENTPVCQAGEFQCWSDKSCVSEACRCNGNWDCADGSDERGCRAPVCQTGEFQCWGDKSCVSEACRCNGYWDCADGSDENGCQTPVCQAGEFQCWNDKSCVSEACRCNGYWDCADGSDESDCESTPVCQIGEFQCWSDKSCVSEACRCNGNWDCADGSDERGCVNVCQAGEFQCSDGSCITGRCRCNGFWECADGSDEQGCAVCQAWEFQCWSDKSCISETCRCNGYADCADGSDESGCVEPQAPVCLPGEWQCADLCCIPESGRCDGVCQCEDNSDEVNCLYVPPTSLTFFPSISGIVRITLTF, encoded by the exons caagcAGCATAGGGGCAAGCATGTCACAAACGGCAAGGCTGTCTGCCTGTGGCTCCGATGACGTGTACCTGTGTGCCAGCGGCGATGTGATCTGCATGGTCCaagtgtgtgatggtgtggcgGACTGCCCTGATTGGGAGGACGAGGCCGGCTGTG CCTGCCCCGGAGACACCATCCTTTGTGACGACGTCATATGCATCGATAACACTAATGTGTGTGACGGGGTGAAGGACTGTGCTGACGGGACGGACGAGGAGCACTGCG actccaccaccacaccgaaCACACCTGCAACCCAGAACACCACTTACCCAGCGACCACTGCCGCCACACCTGCCACCCAGAACACCACTTACccagccaccaccgccgccacacctGCCACCCAGAACACCACTTACccagccaccaccgccgccacacctGCCACCCAGAACACCACTTACccagccaccaccgccgccacacctGCCACCCAGAACACCACTTACccagccaccaccgccgccacacctgccaccaataccaccactactaccactcctgccaccaccacttcgAAGCCCTCTTGTAGTAATGGTGTCCGTCCCAAACTCTGCAAGGACTGCAAGACTTACGCCTGCTTCTGTGATGGAATGGTGGAATGTCCCAGGGGTGAGGATGAGTACCGATGCAAACCAG AAGGGTGTGAGGTTGGTCAGTGGCAGTGTAGGTGTGACGGCACTTGTATCCCACAACACGCTGTTTGTAACCGACGGAAGGACTGCCGCGATGGCTCTGACGAACGTGGCTGTGTCCCAG GCACTGGGTGGTGGAAGTGCCGGAGGGGCGGGTGGATCAGGATGTGGCAGAGGTGCGATGGACGAAGACACTGCCATGACGGGTCTGACGAATGGTTCTGTCCACATAAACACCACTGTCACGGCGCGCACCACtggctctcctccctctcccggcGCTCACGACTCAAACACCTGCTGGAACtctttgatggtgatggtgtttacAGTGATAGCGAGGACA CTGAGGCCTGTCGTCACCCTCACCTTTCACCAACCAACCTGTGGCCTCGCCGTGCCGTACTGGAGCTAGATGAGGGAGCAACCTTTAGCCTTAGCGGGATCAGCACCATcgccagcactaccaccaccaccaccactaccaccaccactactgccatggCCAACTTGCATCATATGGTGCTTGTGTCGGAGTCCTTGCTTTTGCTAGACGGCAG CTGGTGCCCCGCTGCCCGCAGTCCTGCTGTTCGCCGGGCACTCGGCGGCCACCAGACGGTGCGTCGCAAGGACTC TGTTGATATGACAACGTGTATGAGAAACATTGCAATTACTAATATGTTGAAGGTGGACGCTGGATGGTATATCCCAGGAATGTCAACAACTGATAGTGTGAGAATGGCTGATGTGATGGAGCCGAGATGCGTG GGTGACGAAGACCTGACGTTCGAAGGGGAGGATGTGCTAAGTGCCAACGTGGTGCCTGAAGTGCCTGGGGCGGGGTTCCTGCAGAAGTCCGGCGTGGCACTGGTGCGTCGTCGGCATCAACTGTGGCCTTGGAGCTACGATGATGAAGATTATGGAAACGCAGtagtggaggacgaggaagggtCTGGCCTGCTTTCTG AGTGCCTTGTGGGGTTCCCGTGTGATGGTGTACGATGCATCCCTGCAAACCAGGTGTGTGACAAGAAGCTGGACTGTGTGGACGGTGCAGACGAGGCCAGATGCG TTATTCTcatcccaaccaccaccacaactaccaccaccaccactgccaggcGCCGAGTGTGCGGTAACAAGAAAAGGCCAAGGTTGTGCAAGGACGGCGTGACCAGGGCGTGTTTCTGTGACTCCGTACGTGAATGTCCGGGAGGGGAGGACGAGGCTAAGTGCTCTAAAA TGTCTCGAGGGTGCCGGAAGGGGATGTGGAGGTGCCGTGACGGAGGCTGCGTGAAGAATGCTGCCAGGTGTGATGGTTTCTGGGACTGTCAAGATGGCTCCGACGAGAGTAACTGCCCTGCTGTatata GATGCAAGCAGGACGAGTGGACGTGTGGGGACGGTTACTGCCTCAGCATGAATTGCCGCTGTGACGGAACCAAGCAGTGTTTGGATGGCACGGACGAAGAGAACTGCCCGCGAG TGTGCCAGCCCTGGGAGTTCCAGTGCTCAAGTGACAAGTCCTGCGTCTCGAAGGCGTGTCGCTGCAATGGATACTGGGATTGTGCAGACGGCTCCGACGAAAAAGGCTGTCAAACACCAG TGTGCCAGGCCGGGGAGTTCCAGTGTTGGAATGGCAAGTCCTGCGTCTCGGAGGCGTGTCGCTGCAACGGGTACTGGGATTGTGCTGACGGCTCCGACGAAAGAGATTGCGAAAATACTCCAG TGTGCCAGGCCGGGGAGTTCCAGTGCTGGAGTGACAAGTCCTGCGTCTCAGAGGCGTGTCGTTGCAACGGAAACTGGGATTGTGCTGACGGCTCCGACGAAAGAGGCTGCAGGGCGCCAG TGTGTCAGACCGGGGAGTTCCAGTGCTGGGGTGACAAGTCTTGCGTCTCGGAGGCGTGCCGCTGCAACGGATACTGGGATTGTGCTGACGGCTCCGACGAAAACGGTTGTCAAACACCAg TGTGCCAGGCCGGGGAGTTCCAGTGCTGGAATGACAAGTCTTGCGTCTCGGAGGCGTGTCGCTGCAACGGATACTGGGATTGTGCTGACGGCTCCGACGAAAGTGATTGCGAAAGTACTCCAG TGTGCCAGATCGGTGAGTTCCAGTGCTGGAGTGACAAGTCCTGCGTCTCGGAGGCGTGTCGCTGCAACGGAAACTGGGATTGTGCTGACGGCTCCGACGAAAGAGGCTGTGTAAACG tTTGTCAGGCTGGAGAGTTCCAGTGCAGTGACGGGTCTTGTATCACTGGCCGGTGTCGCTGCAATGGCTTCTGGGAGTGTGCTGATGGCTCGGACGAACAAGGGTGTGCAG TGTGTCAGGCCTGGGAGTTCCAGTGCTGGAGTGACAAGTCTTGCATTTCGGAGACGTGTCGCTGCAACGGGTACGCAGATTGTGCTGACGGTTCTGACGAAAGCGGTTGTGTAGAAC cacaagcACCAGTGTGTCTGCCAGGGGAGTGGCAGTGCGCTGACCTGTGCTGCATCCCTGAGTCGGGGCGCTGTGATGGAGTGTGCCAGTGTGAAGACAACTCAGACGAAGTCAACTGCCTGTACGTTCCGCCCACCTctcttaccttctttccttccatctcaggGATCGTGAGGATAACACTCACTTTCTAA